The following coding sequences are from one bacterium window:
- a CDS encoding HAD hydrolase-like protein, translated as MHHVMFDVDGTLVMSDEFDGNCYLEAVYEVLGHSLDPEWTKYAYVSDAGILDQHINENGLHAKREEIHADVKGTFADKVANHLKGNPVQQVPGASEFLSALRRIEDLGLSIATGGWHETALMKLESAGIDVADIPIASSSNHFSRIEIMKIAEEKAIGKNRVPCTYFGDGEWDKKACEELGFNFVLVGEKTYHHQRILDFKNASQAMAFIGL; from the coding sequence TTGCACCACGTGATGTTTGACGTTGACGGCACGCTAGTAATGTCAGACGAGTTTGATGGCAATTGTTATCTTGAAGCCGTGTATGAGGTTCTAGGCCATAGTCTGGATCCCGAATGGACGAAGTACGCCTATGTTAGTGATGCGGGCATCCTGGATCAGCACATAAACGAAAATGGACTTCATGCTAAGAGAGAAGAAATCCATGCTGATGTCAAAGGGACATTCGCTGATAAGGTGGCTAACCACTTGAAGGGCAACCCAGTGCAGCAGGTTCCAGGTGCTTCTGAATTCTTGTCTGCGCTACGTCGAATAGAAGATCTAGGATTATCAATTGCAACCGGTGGGTGGCACGAGACTGCTCTAATGAAACTGGAATCAGCGGGTATTGACGTCGCAGATATCCCAATTGCATCTTCAAGTAACCATTTCTCGAGAATTGAGATAATGAAAATCGCAGAAGAGAAGGCCATCGGGAAGAATCGAGTTCCTTGCACCTATTTCGGAGATGGGGAATGGGATAAGAAGGCTTGTGAGGAACTGGGCTTCAACTTTGTGTTAGTTGGTGAAAAGACATACCATCATCAACGAATCCTGGACTTCAAAAATGCAAGTCAGGCAATGGCGTTCATTGGCTTATAG